One window of the Procambarus clarkii isolate CNS0578487 chromosome 89, FALCON_Pclarkii_2.0, whole genome shotgun sequence genome contains the following:
- the Rab40 gene encoding ras-related protein Rab-40C — translation MSVMSDGGGQGGGESSKPYDYLLKFLLVGDSDVGKHEILQPLEDGSTESPFCVGSGHKTTTILLDGKRVKLQLWDTSGQGRFCTIIRSYSRGAQGILLVYDITNKWSFEGLDRWMKEIQEHAPGVPKVLIGNRLHLAFKRQVSQSQAEQYAAKNHVNLFEVSPLCDFNIVESFTELSRLALKRNGMERLWRANKVLTLQELCSRAIVATTTVYGIEHLPLPQPIKSHLKSYTIHNHTTRLRQGIPLTDKHKKKHLMIPGDTTTSCVNTSTCTIC, via the exons ATGAGCGTGATGTCAGACGGTGGGGGGCAAGGTGGAGGCGAGTCCAGCAAGCCATACGATTACTTGTTAAAGTTTCTGTTGGTGGGCGACAGCGATGTTGGCAAACACGAGATCCTGCAGCCCCTCGAGGACGGCTCCACCGAGTCCCCCTTTTGTGTCGGCAGTG GCCACAAGACTACCACCATCCTGCTGGATGGCAAGAGGGTCAAACTGCAGTTGTGGGACACTTCTGGCCAGGGACGCTTCTGCACCATCATAAGATCGTACTCACGGGGTGCTCAGGGAATTCTGCTCGTGTATGACATTACCAACAAGTGGTCCTTTGAGGGCCTAGATCGATGGATGAAGGAGATTCAAgag CATGCTCCTGGTGTTCCTAAGGTATTAATCGGCAACCGACTTCATTTGGCATTCAAGAGGCAGGTAAGCCAGAGTCAGGCAGAGCAGTATGCTGCCAAGAATCATGTGAACCTCTTTGAGGTCAGCCCTCTGTGTGACTTTAACATCGTCGAGAGCTTCACGGAACTGTCGAGATTGGCTCTGAAACGCAATGGTATGGAACGCTTGTGGAGAGCAAATAAAG TGTTAACACTCCAAGAATTGTGCAGTCGTGCCATTGTGGCGACGACTACAGTGTATGGGATTGAGCACCTGCCACTTCCGCAGCCGATAAAGTCGCATCTGAAAAGTTACACGATTCACAATCACACAACCCGACTCAGACAG GGAATCCCATTAACAGATAAACACAAAAAAAAGCACCTAATGATTCCCGGTGACACCACAACGTCTTGTGTCAACACTTCTACGTGCACTATTTGCTAG